aatttgttcattcactgaatatcattcgataaccagcagccaatgataatcagtagatattagtaaatttcatttaataatattcaacttaagAAGATATATCAACTGATTTCattcgattattttattttgaaaaacatttaaaaaaattatttcattggtttttgTCAAATCCCtactttttatatgtatactgtATAGTAAAGCATATATCTCCTCCTCCTCCTctttaatcattgaaataatcAGCTGATTGTAACGAGAATGGTTTCATTTTGATACTCGTAGtgctgacatcttagcgttaaaatccagTCTCTGCTATGTTCCTCACTGGTCGAGCTAATGTTTTATGATGTCTATGAAAGAACATAGATATATAACATAATGTCATAGATATACAACATAATCTCATAGATAACATATCTATGCAAAAAAAGAACAtagcaatattatattttttactaacttCACTTTAGTTTTAgtaatgtcaaaaaattaattttaataaaagataaacACGTGCTtaaccttaaaaattaaaatcttttccGTGAAGTGTTAAAATGGGAATTGAAAAACCACAAGCTGTTCATAGACCAGGACTTCTCAAACAAGCCAATAAACTACATAAGCATGGTAGACATAGATCTAAAGGCTCCATCGACTTGGGCACCAAAGGTagacaattttctttataatgagTTGATATTGTTGGAATATTAAGTAAGAATTTGAGATTTTAAAGTActtatttagaataaaattaattatttgataataggTCGTGTGTCATTAAAAAGTCTCACACGAAAACAGAAAAAAGAACTAAATAAAGAAGCAAGAAGGCACAAATCAGAGCAGATTCGACGTAATAAACGAGATGACATTTTAGCCAAAAAGAGAGGTCTGGGCGGAGCTAACAATGCCCCGTTTTTAGGTGAGTGCTTTGTATAAGTATGCAATTtcgaaaaagatattttatgtatacaaaatcaCGACATTTTCTTTCCAGTATGCGTTTTACCATTACATCAGCAATTAGACCCGGAATCAGCACttgctattttaaaaacttgtgATCCTGAAGCAATTGTTTCGAAATCTGATACCGGAGTAGTCCATGTCGCAGTGTCACGCTTCAAACAACGTTTTTCCTTTGTAATTCCACCAAAAGATAATGAACTGGAAATTCTAGACACGTTAAAAGTATGTGATTcagcaatattattaatatctgcTGTTGCCGGTGTTGAATTTGGAGCTGAAACAATTGATGATTGGGGAAGTCGCATTCTTTCTGCATCTGTTGCACAGGTATTTAACATGGAAACAAAACTACTTTCTGAAAAAACTTGGATTGAATGACTTGTATTGGAATAGATTTCCAAGGAAGCCTTAATTATCTTATTGGGTCGAAACAAGCTAAAATTAATCTCTACTAATTCCGTATTTGATCAAGATTAggaaatattcaatataatatatttacttactcaaaaaaaaaaaaaaaaaaaaaaaatttgttaatttatttgtgCCTAGCAAAAATTTCGCATGTttacacattaaaatatttttttatcaaaaggtTTGAATTTTTCGAAGACAACTAATAAAACGCGATGCAAAAGTcgaatttacaaaaacattattaataaaaaattcaaatcgaaaaaattgcatcgatataaaataaataaaatccaaattaaagagggaaacaattttttgtcatgaatagaattttttcgTAGTTTTCAATGTATAATCAAATCTGtttttcagatatcgaaaattagATATTGTCGTTTAGATATTAAATTCTGATGTTTGCATTAAGAAAATGATGTATGAATATAATTAGTATGTAATTCAgtctcaaaatttttgaaaaactgtaAAACGCATAAATTTTCCCAATCACGTTTTAGTTGATTTTAAgttcttcaaattattttttaatcttatgaaaaattatacgttctttaaattattttctagtcaatattatttttgaatttttcaaattttcgaaaaaattttcttagcaGAAGAGgcaacaatatttaaaacttgCCCTATAAAAGTTGTTTTCGTCTCGTCTTGGTTATACCAAAGACATCACCATAATGCGTGATTTGATTGACCAAATCAAAgggtgatataaaaaaaaatttgtttcggtTTTGTTTCAATTTCGCATTCCTTGGGATCTATTCTAGTAAAGGTTCTtcattatatcaaaaatttcatgattttactTTACtgaacataataatttaatttaatcttagGCTTTACCTACAGTAAGTGTGGCTGTAATGGATTTAGAAAGTGTTCATCCAAAAAAGAgaaatgaaacaaaacaaaatattcaaaaattaattgcaaaatGGCTACCGGAAGAGAAGTTAATAACTTTAGATAAAGATGTTGATGGTTTAAATTTACTTAGAAAAATTGGTGGgcaaaaacaaaagttgatagTATATCGTGATCGTAGACCACACTTATACGCGGAATCTTTTGAATATACCAATCCAAATAATGAAGCtgttggaaatttaaaaatttcgggGTATTTAAGGGGTTCTGGACTTTCAGTGAATGGATTAGTTCACATACTTGGCTTAGGTGACTTTCAAATGGATCGAATTGAGGCTGACAATCTCATTTatagttttacaaataaaaataaagacgGTAATTTAAATGAGAATTTAAAATCCACAATGCATTATGATAAATATGCAGATCCAAAACATCAAGAACAACTTATATCCGAAAACGAGATTGATGAAATGGAAGGTGAACAAACATGGCCAAATGAAGAAGATTATAAACAAGCTGAAGAAGATaggaaagcaaaaaaaattattaagaaggTTCCTAAAGGATGGTCTGATTATCAAGCTGCATGGATACCTGATATTGATGCAGAATCAGTTTCTGGTGACGATGAGGATGAAGACGAAGAtgaagatatgaatttttcagacgCAAAATCTGAAAGTAGTTCTGAAGAAGATGAAGATGATTTTAAAACTGTTGTTACAGAATCTGAAATAGGAGTTAatgatgaaaaatatgaccAAGAAATGGATATACAAGCAGAAATTCaagatttgcaaaaaattaaagctGCGAAAAGCGATGCAATGTTTCCAGACGAAATAGATACACCACAAAATATACCAGCCCGAGTtcg
This genomic interval from Chrysoperla carnea chromosome 1, inChrCarn1.1, whole genome shotgun sequence contains the following:
- the LOC123296775 gene encoding pre-rRNA-processing protein TSR1 homolog, with product MGIEKPQAVHRPGLLKQANKLHKHGRHRSKGSIDLGTKGRVSLKSLTRKQKKELNKEARRHKSEQIRRNKRDDILAKKRGLGGANNAPFLVCVLPLHQQLDPESALAILKTCDPEAIVSKSDTGVVHVAVSRFKQRFSFVIPPKDNELEILDTLKVCDSAILLISAVAGVEFGAETIDDWGSRILSASVAQALPTVSVAVMDLESVHPKKRNETKQNIQKLIAKWLPEEKLITLDKDVDGLNLLRKIGGQKQKLIVYRDRRPHLYAESFEYTNPNNEAVGNLKISGYLRGSGLSVNGLVHILGLGDFQMDRIEADNLIYSFTNKNKDGNLNENLKSTMHYDKYADPKHQEQLISENEIDEMEGEQTWPNEEDYKQAEEDRKAKKIIKKVPKGWSDYQAAWIPDIDAESVSGDDEDEDEDEDMNFSDAKSESSSEEDEDDFKTVVTESEIGVNDEKYDQEMDIQAEIQDLQKIKAAKSDAMFPDEIDTPQNIPARVRFQKYRGLESFRTSPWDPKENLPLDYAKIFQFENFDRTKKRILKDQEEMLECAMPGWYVTIHVKDIPQHLWDTYCKSNQSKSLILYGILPHEHKMSVLNVLLKRTSNYELPIKSKERLIFQCGYRRFVVNPIFSEHTNGNKHKYFRYYQPNTTAVATFFARIQFPPAPVLCFKEINNKLTLIATGNLLSINPDRMIIKRIVLSGHLLKVHKRSAVVRFMFFNREDIKYFQPCKLRTKYGRIGHIKEPLGTHGHMKCSFNGQLKSQDTVLLHLYKRVYPKWSFEDCIVSLDDDIDNSMEQD